The following are from one region of the Leptospira harrisiae genome:
- a CDS encoding 7-carboxy-7-deazaguanine synthase QueE: MFGKIHEVYSSISGEGISQGIPTVFIRFAGCSLRCGKTDSRALWCDTAYALGPNQGIEKSLESIWLELENLDPHHGYQVLLTGGEPLEGKNRDLSITIANKIYKHRTSAGLPYPAARVETNGSEKITEDPYFIFTMDYKLPGSGMEDRMDQENFRILEKRHNSLDEIKFVVRDRIDFDRSIEVIREQKIHTNILYSPVHGEVDAKELVEWIKVDNPPKCRLSLQIHKVLWGNQKGV; encoded by the coding sequence ATGTTTGGAAAAATTCATGAAGTTTATTCTTCCATTTCAGGCGAAGGAATTTCACAGGGAATCCCTACTGTCTTTATCAGATTTGCCGGCTGTTCCTTACGTTGTGGCAAAACGGATTCAAGAGCATTGTGGTGTGACACTGCCTATGCTTTGGGACCAAACCAAGGTATAGAAAAAAGTTTAGAATCAATTTGGTTAGAGTTAGAAAACTTAGATCCACATCACGGCTACCAAGTCCTGCTGACTGGAGGCGAACCTTTAGAAGGAAAAAATCGAGATCTCTCTATTACAATTGCGAACAAAATCTACAAACATAGAACAAGCGCGGGATTGCCTTACCCTGCGGCACGTGTGGAAACAAACGGAAGCGAAAAAATCACCGAGGATCCTTATTTTATTTTCACAATGGACTACAAATTACCGGGTTCTGGGATGGAAGACCGAATGGATCAGGAAAATTTTCGGATTCTAGAAAAGAGACATAATTCACTTGACGAAATCAAGTTCGTTGTGCGAGATAGAATCGACTTTGATAGAAGTATCGAAGTCATTCGCGAACAAAAAATACACACAAATATATTGTATTCGCCAGTCCACGGTGAAGTGGATGCCAAAGAACTAGTTGAATGGATCAAAGTAGACAACCCACCTAAGTGTCGTTTGTCGCTTCAAATTCATAAAGTGCTTTGGGGAAATCAGAAAGGAGTTTGA
- a CDS encoding DEAD/DEAH box helicase: MDIPTQLSLDFETTVEPKQTNEYGFLIDEPELGLAKVTKESPTSVELFFESKEIFRNVNKSNKNLQFLNQYPDSLRVWEEFPKAMDLALAASQLKLTYNFNKLSSLSNSRTRLLPHQIESTFIVANSLKPRFILADEVGLGKTIEAGLAVKELMFRRGLKRVLVVAPSPLLVQWQQEMKNKFNEEFAIVRRRNFVTNGPDHWRNFNKIITSIDFIKNPRYAEEILGTKWDIVVFDEAHRLRRDYSKITRGYLFAEKIARKTECLLLLTATPFRGKLEELFYLMHLVDPNILGPYHTFVNDYVVGQKGDLKEKISKVLLRRRKVEVGGFTKRFAKTVRIDLSPIERAFYDETTDYVKREYNMAMGTKNRAIGFVMVVFQKLLDSSVIALLSALQKRKFMLESKFHYMKEHETTLDDWDLDETEGVEDFITELEDEEMSSFQRIKRELFTLNRLIHLGKQIKEDKKTQKLKETLYRLKKEGHKKFIIFTQFRTTQDHLQSVLEPDFKVSPFHGSLSMDEKEVAIQKFKEDFEILICTEAGGEGRNLQFANILFNYDLPWSPLKIEQRIGRIHRFGQKDNVYIFNFASKDTVAERILEVLTNKIRLFEESIGASDDLLGTIEEELDFNSSLMKFVTGTKTKEELETEFDLRIQVAQKGFEKLNALVTPKVLDFNLKDYYDHTLEEREWNNSHLEEVVAQGSKFFQAHLPGTLTSVGKGSYEYKNAEGKVKKATFDSDLALTNDSLEFMAFGHPFVEKVTELLTQSDVGRKKKYLHSNTLGQKILFVFQVEFDFSLKRKDLFFIEFDLKKKKTLVFTEKPSDWTEAKTYVPEKEIPLSKLEEAFIHCYPIVETEAETKKEILRKETLSIFQKEEYKVELSHQKTIRQLEEKLMRQEAAYKWDNRPEKKAVLHKTMKEIQRAKDEYTIEVRKIKNGAKIFHKIRLFQTYISI, from the coding sequence ATGGACATCCCTACTCAATTAAGTTTAGATTTTGAAACAACGGTTGAACCAAAACAAACAAATGAGTATGGGTTTCTCATCGATGAACCAGAGTTAGGTTTAGCAAAAGTTACAAAAGAGTCTCCCACTTCTGTGGAACTATTTTTTGAATCGAAAGAAATTTTTCGAAACGTTAACAAATCAAACAAAAACTTACAGTTTTTAAATCAATACCCCGATTCTCTGCGCGTTTGGGAAGAATTTCCAAAGGCAATGGACTTGGCACTTGCGGCAAGCCAACTTAAACTCACTTATAATTTTAATAAACTTTCTTCTCTTTCGAATTCCAGAACTCGATTGTTACCTCACCAAATTGAGTCCACATTCATTGTGGCTAATAGTTTAAAACCAAGATTTATCTTGGCGGATGAAGTGGGCCTAGGAAAAACCATTGAAGCTGGTCTTGCGGTAAAGGAACTTATGTTTCGTCGTGGCCTCAAACGTGTGCTCGTAGTTGCGCCTTCTCCTCTTCTTGTCCAATGGCAACAAGAGATGAAAAATAAATTCAATGAAGAGTTTGCGATTGTTCGCAGAAGAAATTTTGTTACAAATGGTCCAGATCATTGGAGAAATTTTAATAAAATCATTACTTCCATCGATTTTATCAAAAACCCAAGATATGCTGAAGAAATCCTAGGAACCAAATGGGATATTGTTGTTTTTGATGAAGCACATAGACTTCGTCGTGATTATTCTAAGATTACTCGTGGATATTTGTTTGCAGAGAAAATTGCTAGAAAAACAGAATGTCTCCTCCTCCTTACTGCTACACCATTTCGCGGAAAGTTAGAAGAACTTTTTTACCTGATGCACTTGGTTGATCCGAATATCCTTGGGCCGTATCATACTTTCGTAAACGACTATGTGGTTGGTCAAAAAGGTGATTTAAAAGAAAAAATCTCAAAAGTTCTCCTTCGTCGCCGTAAAGTAGAAGTGGGTGGATTTACCAAACGTTTTGCCAAAACGGTTCGTATTGATCTATCTCCCATTGAACGTGCGTTTTATGATGAAACTACTGATTATGTAAAACGAGAATACAATATGGCAATGGGAACTAAAAACCGTGCCATTGGATTTGTAATGGTGGTTTTCCAAAAACTTTTGGATTCCTCTGTCATTGCACTTCTTTCTGCCTTACAAAAAAGAAAGTTTATGCTGGAATCCAAATTCCATTACATGAAAGAACACGAAACCACTTTGGATGATTGGGATTTAGATGAAACGGAAGGTGTCGAAGACTTCATCACCGAATTAGAAGATGAAGAGATGTCAAGTTTCCAAAGGATCAAACGAGAGCTTTTTACTTTGAACCGACTCATTCATTTGGGAAAACAAATCAAAGAAGATAAAAAAACTCAAAAACTAAAAGAAACTCTTTATCGTTTAAAAAAAGAAGGTCATAAAAAATTCATCATCTTCACACAATTCAGAACCACACAAGACCATTTACAATCGGTACTAGAACCTGACTTCAAAGTTTCACCTTTCCATGGTTCCTTAAGTATGGATGAAAAAGAAGTAGCGATTCAAAAATTCAAAGAAGATTTCGAAATACTAATTTGTACGGAAGCAGGTGGGGAAGGTCGTAACCTACAATTTGCAAATATACTTTTTAATTATGACTTACCTTGGAGCCCACTAAAAATCGAACAACGAATTGGAAGGATCCATCGTTTTGGTCAAAAAGATAATGTTTATATCTTTAACTTTGCTTCCAAAGATACAGTAGCAGAAAGAATTTTAGAAGTACTTACAAATAAAATTCGTTTGTTTGAAGAATCCATTGGTGCTTCTGATGATTTACTTGGAACCATCGAAGAGGAACTTGATTTCAATTCAAGCTTAATGAAATTTGTAACGGGTACAAAAACCAAAGAAGAATTAGAAACGGAATTTGACCTTCGCATCCAAGTTGCTCAGAAAGGTTTTGAAAAACTCAATGCACTTGTAACACCAAAAGTTTTAGATTTTAACTTAAAAGATTATTACGATCACACTCTCGAAGAAAGAGAATGGAACAATAGCCATCTTGAAGAAGTGGTAGCCCAAGGTTCCAAGTTTTTCCAAGCACATCTTCCAGGAACTTTAACTTCTGTTGGCAAAGGATCCTACGAATATAAAAATGCCGAAGGTAAAGTTAAAAAAGCTACCTTTGATTCCGACCTGGCGCTAACGAATGACTCTCTCGAATTTATGGCCTTTGGTCATCCATTTGTAGAAAAAGTTACCGAGTTACTCACTCAAAGTGATGTGGGACGTAAAAAGAAATATTTACACTCAAATACTTTAGGCCAAAAAATTCTTTTTGTATTCCAAGTGGAATTCGATTTTTCTCTCAAACGAAAAGATCTTTTCTTTATCGAATTTGATCTAAAGAAAAAGAAAACTCTAGTTTTTACAGAAAAACCAAGCGATTGGACAGAAGCAAAGACATATGTCCCAGAAAAAGAAATTCCTTTGTCAAAGTTAGAAGAAGCCTTTATTCATTGTTATCCGATTGTTGAAACAGAAGCAGAAACAAAAAAAGAAATTCTCAGAAAGGAAACATTGTCTATTTTTCAAAAAGAAGAATACAAAGTAGAACTTTCTCACCAAAAAACCATCCGACAACTCGAAGAAAAATTAATGCGCCAAGAAGCCGCTTATAAATGGGACAATCGTCCTGAAAAAAAAGCAGTACTTCATAAAACAATGAAAGAAATCCAAAGAGCAAAGGATGAGTATACAATAGAAGTTCGCAAAATCAAAAATGGGGCAAAAATTTTCCACAAAATCCGACTTTTTCAAACTTACATAAGTATTTAA
- a CDS encoding dicarboxylate/amino acid:cation symporter, translating to MFFAKIPFWIQILVSLMLGLFFGILLNPETGYISALTLKPYLPWMKLPGDTFLNLLQMIMIPLVIVSIALGVSSLRNLKDLWSLGSKTLLYFIFTTIVSVSIGITLTLIIKPGNHIQNQTNVTTQNITSTNLDEKSESIPEIIANIIPKNLVNVWSKQQMLSVVFFGMILGIFFLTSRDSGAALKAFCHSLESFCLWVVATAMKLAPLAVLGLMSYAMVQIGFSLLLGLVSYIGTVLFGLFCILIFYGILIFLFTRKNPVRFLNQVREIPLLGFSTSSSSSVLPYSLKLAKEKLKLKETVADFVLPLGATINMDGTALYQAVATVFLSQVYQVVLSPLDLFLLVGTVTAASIGTAATPGVGLVILASILYTFQIPIEGITILFGVDRFLDMCRTSVNLTGDLSCAFIMDYIWKETKPNEKT from the coding sequence ATGTTCTTTGCCAAAATTCCTTTTTGGATTCAGATTCTCGTATCCTTAATGTTAGGTTTGTTTTTTGGGATCCTATTGAATCCTGAAACGGGCTATATCTCTGCTCTTACTTTAAAACCTTATCTACCATGGATGAAACTACCTGGAGATACTTTTCTAAACTTACTCCAAATGATTATGATTCCGTTGGTGATTGTTTCCATTGCTCTTGGAGTCTCTAGTCTAAGAAATTTAAAAGATCTTTGGAGTTTGGGAAGTAAAACACTTTTGTATTTTATTTTTACAACAATCGTTTCGGTAAGTATTGGGATTACGCTGACTCTGATCATCAAACCTGGAAACCATATCCAAAATCAAACAAACGTAACAACTCAGAACATAACTTCTACAAACTTGGATGAAAAAAGCGAATCCATCCCGGAAATCATTGCCAACATCATTCCGAAAAATTTAGTCAATGTTTGGTCCAAACAACAAATGTTATCTGTTGTGTTTTTCGGAATGATCTTAGGAATTTTTTTCCTAACCTCACGGGATTCGGGAGCTGCACTAAAAGCATTTTGTCATTCGCTAGAAAGTTTTTGTCTTTGGGTTGTTGCAACAGCGATGAAACTGGCTCCTTTAGCTGTTTTGGGACTTATGAGTTATGCAATGGTTCAAATTGGATTTTCTCTTTTACTTGGACTTGTTTCGTATATTGGAACTGTTCTCTTTGGACTTTTTTGTATTTTGATTTTTTATGGGATTTTGATTTTTCTTTTTACAAGAAAAAATCCAGTCCGTTTTCTGAACCAAGTTCGCGAAATTCCTTTACTTGGTTTTTCTACTTCCAGTTCCAGCTCCGTACTTCCTTATTCCTTAAAACTGGCAAAGGAAAAATTAAAATTAAAAGAAACAGTCGCTGACTTTGTTCTTCCTCTTGGCGCAACAATCAATATGGATGGAACTGCTTTGTACCAAGCAGTTGCAACAGTGTTTCTAAGCCAAGTATACCAAGTAGTTTTAAGCCCTTTAGACTTGTTTCTGTTAGTTGGTACGGTAACTGCGGCCTCGATTGGCACTGCTGCCACACCGGGAGTTGGGCTTGTCATTCTTGCTTCTATCCTTTATACTTTCCAAATCCCAATCGAAGGAATCACAATTCTTTTTGGGGTTGACCGCTTTTTAGATATGTGTAGAACTTCAGTAAATCTGACCGGCGATTTATCTTGCGCATTTATCATGGACTATATCTGGAAGGAAACAAAACCAAATGAAAAAACTTAA
- a CDS encoding SGNH/GDSL hydrolase family protein, producing the protein MKKLKYTLLLGIITFLTHCDTKKDYLDGIGANILCTSFAVCKGETPAKTGIIGDSWTDILLGFPFVETLRPQLENRFQYKFVGATLGGRTLQQVVSQGLQFQVIDQGGADMKVVILSLGGNDIQANLSEYIGKIDSVQAQRLATLKANLKHLIITGNAYKVARFGGAPLKWIIHGYDYPNPYMSPVIAGSDEGCKSKFDRVGLIVSDAAVFTASQVDGLNNLLVEVTREEPALIYVDLRNTLGGKPNSRAELMLDCIHANNLGFTMLADKLARAIYPITNVGF; encoded by the coding sequence ATGAAAAAACTTAAATACACACTCTTGTTAGGGATAATAACGTTCCTAACGCATTGTGATACAAAAAAAGACTATCTTGATGGTATTGGAGCCAATATACTTTGTACATCATTTGCTGTATGTAAAGGTGAAACTCCAGCCAAAACCGGCATTATTGGCGACAGCTGGACAGACATTCTACTTGGATTTCCCTTTGTAGAAACACTAAGACCACAATTAGAAAATCGCTTTCAGTATAAATTTGTAGGTGCCACTTTAGGAGGACGAACTTTACAGCAAGTAGTCAGTCAAGGACTTCAATTCCAAGTCATCGATCAAGGTGGAGCTGACATGAAAGTTGTCATTCTATCTTTAGGAGGAAATGATATTCAAGCAAACCTTTCCGAATATATTGGAAAGATAGATAGCGTCCAGGCACAACGCTTAGCAACATTAAAAGCAAACCTTAAACATTTAATCATTACGGGCAATGCATATAAAGTTGCTCGCTTTGGAGGAGCTCCATTAAAATGGATCATCCACGGGTATGACTACCCAAATCCTTATATGTCACCAGTAATTGCTGGATCCGATGAAGGTTGTAAATCTAAATTTGATAGGGTGGGTCTGATTGTTTCTGATGCAGCCGTATTTACAGCATCTCAGGTGGATGGACTTAACAATCTACTTGTAGAAGTTACTCGTGAAGAACCTGCGCTGATTTATGTCGATTTAAGAAACACTTTAGGTGGAAAACCAAATTCTCGTGCAGAGCTTATGTTGGATTGCATTCATGCAAATAACTTAGGTTTTACGATGTTAGCGGATAAACTGGCTAGAGCTATTTATCCGATTACAAATGTAGGATTTTAA
- a CDS encoding TRL domain-containing protein produces MRLNLFFPLVFFFFQCLSIQIGNPSGTLFKNKGQEGWFSPGKVPSPTDTYVESCTTNYFGLVSIGNASLDYISRHSRPKEIHSLDHYYKNQYFFFQELCLRITGR; encoded by the coding sequence ATGAGATTAAATTTATTTTTCCCGTTGGTTTTCTTTTTTTTCCAATGTTTGAGCATTCAAATTGGAAATCCATCGGGGACTTTATTTAAAAATAAAGGCCAAGAGGGCTGGTTTTCTCCGGGAAAGGTACCTTCACCAACTGATACATACGTAGAATCATGTACAACTAACTACTTCGGTTTGGTGAGTATTGGAAATGCAAGTTTAGATTATATCTCTCGCCATTCTCGACCGAAAGAAATTCATAGTTTGGATCATTATTACAAAAATCAGTATTTCTTTTTCCAAGAACTTTGTTTACGCATCACAGGCCGATGA
- a CDS encoding TRL-like family protein: MSISCASSGFGTQGLLYEDQKISMMETGLSASKEGIACAKSYLGLLALGDASVESSQNNGNIREIASIELETYNFLGIYAKLCTITKGN; encoded by the coding sequence TTGTCCATCTCTTGTGCAAGCTCTGGTTTTGGAACACAAGGCCTTCTCTACGAAGACCAAAAGATTAGCATGATGGAAACCGGACTTTCTGCTTCCAAAGAGGGAATTGCATGTGCCAAATCCTATTTAGGCCTTCTAGCTCTAGGAGATGCTTCCGTAGAATCCTCTCAGAACAATGGAAATATCAGAGAAATTGCGTCTATTGAACTAGAAACTTACAATTTCTTGGGGATTTACGCAAAACTATGCACAATTACCAAGGGAAATTAG
- a CDS encoding Ig-like domain-containing protein, producing the protein MLVFSSLNCLPEPQPSLLGILVLPLVTQTSANFTIETTNPSNGATGVSLTPTITIVMTQAIEATTLNTNISCSPSCPSLSGGASNRTITLTPASALITGTTYTITLNQNIQSIFGLTLGTNTSFSFTTL; encoded by the coding sequence TTGTTAGTTTTTTCCTCCTTAAACTGTCTTCCGGAGCCGCAACCTTCTCTTTTAGGAATCCTCGTTCTACCTTTAGTCACTCAGACCTCAGCTAACTTTACCATCGAAACAACAAACCCTAGTAATGGTGCGACAGGTGTTTCATTAACTCCCACAATCACTATTGTAATGACCCAGGCAATCGAAGCCACAACTCTCAATACAAATATTAGTTGTTCTCCTTCTTGCCCAAGTCTCAGCGGTGGTGCCTCCAACCGAACCATCACCCTAACTCCAGCCAGTGCTCTGATCACCGGAACCACTTACACCATCACTTTAAATCAGAACATTCAATCTATTTTTGGATTAACCCTCGGCACCAACACCAGTTTCAGTTTTACAACTCTATAA